The stretch of DNA GCCGTTCATGAAGCTGGCGTACCTGACCACCAACCACGCCATCCTGGAGGCGATGGAAGGGGAGAGGTTCGTGCACGTCGTCGACCTCTCCGGCCCCGCCGCCAACCCGGTGCAGTGGATCGCTCTGTTCCACGCCTtccgcggccgccgcggcgggCCACCGCACCTCCGCGTCACGGCCGTGCACGACGGCAGGGAGTTTCTGGCCAACATGGCCGCCGTGCTCGCCAAGGAGGCCGAGGCGTTCGACATCCCGTTCCAGTTCAGCGCCGTGGAAGCCAAGCTGGAGGAGCTGGACACCGACGCGCTCCGGCACGTCCTCCGCGTGCGGTCCGGCGAGGCGCTCGCCGTCAGCGTTGTCGGGCAACTGCACCGCCTCCTGGCGGTCGACGACGCCGGTGGCAGGAACAGCAGACATGTCCCGGGCAGCAGCTGCCTCACCCCGGTGCAGATCATCGCGCGGTCCAGCCCAAGCAGCTTCGGCGAGCTGCTGGACCGGGAGCTCAACACGCGGCTGCAGCTGAGCCCGGACTCGTCGGCAGTGCTCTCCATGTCGCCGCAGTCGTCGTCGCTGTCGCCGGCGcatcagcaacagcagcagaggGAAAAGGCAAAGCTGGGGAGCTTCCTGCGCGCGGTGCGGGCGCTGTCGCCGACGCTCATGGTGGTGGCGGAGCCGGAGGCGAACCACAACGCGGCGACGTTCCTGGAGCGGTTCGAGGAGGCGCTCAACTACTACGCGTCGCTGTTCGACTGCCTGGAGCGCGCGTCGGCGGCGCAGGCGCACCGGTGCGCCGGGGAGCGGGCGCGCGCCGAGCGGCTGGTGCTCGGGGAGGAGATCCGCGGCGTGGTGGCGCGGGAGGGCGCGGAGAGGAAGGAGCGGCACGAGCGGCTGGCGCAGTGGGCGCGACGGATGGAGGCCGCCGGGATGGAGCGCGTCGGGCTCAGCTACGCCGGCATGATGGAGGCGAGGAAGCTGCTGCAGAGCTGCGGCTGGGGCGGCGGGGACTACGCGTACCAGGTGGCCCACGACGCCGGCGGCGAGGCCTTCTTCTTCTGCTGGCACCGCAAGCCGCTCTACTCCGTCTCCGCCTggaggccggcggcggcgtgccGGCACACCTAGCGGCTACTAGCTGAGCTCGGTTTAGGCCATCGCATCGATTGCTGGTGCTGCACTGCATGCATGAACGCACGTGTCTACTCTATGTACAGCCATCTCTCGACGATCGTGCCATATTTGCGTCGTCGATATCGATCCCATTACGGTGTGCTCCCTTGAATCTGTTTGGCTGTTGTTTGAAGTGTGCAATTGGTTtgcatatcaaaaaaaaaatgatgataCAAAAGACATATAGTAAATCACAAAAGTAACAATTTACTTCTTGATTACATAAGAGCGTTGTTTGAAATCGTCTTAAAATTTAGACACCTGAAATAGAAAATTGAAATTTGAAAGGGGAAA from Sorghum bicolor cultivar BTx623 chromosome 8, Sorghum_bicolor_NCBIv3, whole genome shotgun sequence encodes:
- the LOC110429621 gene encoding scarecrow-like protein 3 — its product is MNSRPWHGACLHCNICRHTKIQAQQWRARSPSYPEQRSIDQKPRPSKASSLVRISIAHQAGVWTLDMDMFVQEDTLSSATSSPASSLYTPSPHGHGGLGSSWVQELSHDQQGLRLINLLYQCAAEVAAGAFDRANFYLEQITQLASLDAPHTLQRLAAVFADALARKLLNLVPGLSRALLSTGGNSGEAHLVPAARRHLFDVLPFMKLAYLTTNHAILEAMEGERFVHVVDLSGPAANPVQWIALFHAFRGRRGGPPHLRVTAVHDGREFLANMAAVLAKEAEAFDIPFQFSAVEAKLEELDTDALRHVLRVRSGEALAVSVVGQLHRLLAVDDAGGRNSRHVPGSSCLTPVQIIARSSPSSFGELLDRELNTRLQLSPDSSAVLSMSPQSSSLSPAHQQQQQREKAKLGSFLRAVRALSPTLMVVAEPEANHNAATFLERFEEALNYYASLFDCLERASAAQAHRCAGERARAERLVLGEEIRGVVAREGAERKERHERLAQWARRMEAAGMERVGLSYAGMMEARKLLQSCGWGGGDYAYQVAHDAGGEAFFFCWHRKPLYSVSAWRPAAACRHT